From Haloglomus litoreum, the proteins below share one genomic window:
- the nosZ gene encoding TAT-dependent nitrous-oxide reductase, whose translation MSTDELRDPNEVIEEYEQRLDDVLAEVDEPVPGTGEEPVVSLDLPNLSLNRRDFMKAGAAAGAMGALAGCSDMAPGGGGGGGGASGSAPDHRVAPGEHDEYYGFWSGGHSGELRIVGIPSMRELTRIPVFNTDCATGYGYTDGSKELLEEGGDYTWGDNHHPNLSETDGDYDGEYLYVNDKANGRIARVNLTYFETDAITDVPNMQAVHGCCVLSPDTKYVLGNGEFRAPLPNDGRDLDDPDAYTSLFVAVDPESMETQWQVKVDGNLDIVDSGKEGRWAIASAYNSEEATTISGMTKDDRDDVKAFDIPAIEQAVENGDYEEVNGVPVVDGTKESPLNSGDRPVVKYIPTPKSPHCVEVGPNGDYAFVAGKLSPTVTMIDIGALSESSDPSEVVAGRPKVGLGPLHTTFDGNGHAYTSLFIDSQVAKWDIQAAVDAEPGSEDPVLEKQDVHYNPGHIQALEAMSTDPDGEWLVCLNKLSKDRFLPVGPTMPDNDQLIHIGQGETSMELVADHPAYPEPHDCVFAHRDKIDARKVYDPADYDEEFVEEGETGVERTGENSVHVRMITKRSEYGLPDFTVQEGDEVTLTATNIESVQDIVHGVAIPEHDINFGVPPQDTEEVTFTADEPGVYWIYCTFFCSALHLEMRSRMLVEPA comes from the coding sequence ATGTCCACCGACGAACTCCGCGACCCGAACGAGGTGATCGAGGAGTACGAACAGCGGCTCGACGACGTGCTGGCGGAGGTCGACGAGCCGGTTCCCGGCACGGGCGAGGAGCCGGTGGTGTCGCTGGACCTGCCGAACCTGTCGCTGAACCGGCGGGACTTCATGAAGGCCGGCGCGGCCGCCGGCGCGATGGGGGCGCTGGCCGGCTGTTCGGACATGGCCCCGGGCGGTGGCGGCGGTGGCGGCGGCGCGAGCGGGTCGGCGCCCGACCACAGGGTCGCGCCGGGCGAGCACGACGAGTACTACGGCTTCTGGTCCGGTGGCCACTCCGGTGAGCTCCGTATCGTCGGCATCCCGTCGATGCGCGAGCTGACCCGCATCCCCGTGTTCAACACGGACTGTGCCACCGGCTACGGCTACACCGACGGCTCGAAGGAGCTGCTGGAGGAAGGTGGCGACTACACCTGGGGTGACAACCACCACCCGAACCTCTCGGAGACGGACGGGGACTACGACGGGGAGTACCTCTACGTCAACGACAAGGCCAACGGCCGCATCGCCCGGGTGAACCTGACGTACTTCGAGACGGACGCCATCACGGACGTCCCCAACATGCAGGCCGTCCACGGCTGCTGTGTCCTCTCCCCGGACACGAAGTACGTCCTCGGGAACGGGGAGTTCCGGGCACCGCTCCCCAACGACGGCCGCGACCTGGACGACCCCGACGCGTACACGTCGCTGTTCGTCGCGGTCGACCCGGAGTCGATGGAGACGCAGTGGCAGGTGAAGGTCGACGGCAACCTCGACATCGTCGACAGCGGCAAGGAGGGCCGCTGGGCCATCGCCTCCGCGTACAACAGCGAGGAGGCGACCACCATCTCCGGGATGACGAAGGACGACCGCGACGACGTGAAGGCGTTCGACATCCCGGCCATCGAGCAGGCCGTCGAGAACGGCGACTACGAGGAGGTCAACGGCGTGCCGGTCGTCGACGGCACGAAGGAGAGCCCGCTCAACAGCGGTGACCGGCCCGTCGTGAAGTACATCCCGACGCCGAAGAGCCCGCACTGTGTCGAGGTGGGGCCGAACGGCGACTACGCGTTCGTCGCCGGGAAGCTCTCGCCGACGGTGACGATGATCGACATCGGCGCGCTGAGCGAATCCTCGGACCCGTCCGAGGTCGTCGCCGGCCGGCCGAAGGTGGGCCTCGGGCCGCTCCACACCACCTTCGACGGCAACGGCCACGCCTACACCTCGCTGTTCATCGACTCGCAGGTCGCGAAGTGGGACATCCAGGCCGCCGTCGACGCCGAGCCGGGCTCCGAGGACCCCGTGCTTGAGAAGCAGGACGTCCATTACAACCCTGGCCACATCCAGGCGCTGGAGGCGATGTCGACCGACCCGGACGGGGAGTGGCTGGTCTGTCTCAACAAGCTGTCCAAGGACCGGTTCCTGCCCGTCGGGCCGACGATGCCGGACAACGACCAGCTCATCCACATCGGCCAGGGCGAGACGTCGATGGAGCTGGTCGCCGACCACCCGGCGTACCCGGAGCCCCACGACTGCGTCTTCGCCCACCGCGACAAGATCGACGCCAGGAAGGTGTACGACCCGGCGGACTACGACGAGGAGTTCGTCGAGGAGGGCGAGACCGGCGTCGAGCGGACCGGCGAGAACAGCGTCCACGTCAGGATGATCACCAAGCGGTCCGAGTACGGCCTCCCGGACTTCACGGTCCAGGAGGGCGACGAGGTGACCCTGACGGCGACCAACATCGAGAGCGTGCAGGACATCGTCCACGGCGTCGCCATCCCGGAGCACGACATCAACTTCGGGGTGCCGCCGCAGGACACCGAGGAGGTCACGTTCACGGCCGACGAGCCCGGTGTCTACTGGATCTACTGCACGTTCTTCTGCTCGGCGCTGCACCTGGAGATGCGCAGCCGGATGCTCGTCGAGCCCGCCTGA
- the nosD gene encoding nitrous oxide reductase family maturation protein NosD produces MFDSTALERAFAVATAVALVCSLGAATAVAPGSSAPERSAPGFDPSVPDTDAFAAPTADGVATVDGESYSDLQRAVAAADPGETVAVDGRLDGRVVVRTPNITIAGSGVDAALLHGPGEGDVLTIRAPGVTVRDLWIRNSGLDASGNDAAVFVNASDVTVRDSRITAATFGVWLNGVTGAHVENTTIVGRSSVADRSNRGNGIQVWNTEDSVLRNNDVTAARDGLYYNWASNVTATSNRLWDLRYGVHYMYSDDSRLADNVAFDNDVGYALMVSKRLTIEDNVAVNNTGRSGHGILLKSIDDTEVRGNHFVENDNGVFMYNSVSNTLADNLLAGNDIGVHITAGSTEESVYGNSFVRNDRPVLAVMEEQVYWNGSAGNYWSGADPVDLDDDGVGETRYQPAGAVQQVTARQPATRVFAASPAFDAVRLAESTVPVVESPGIVDSRPLTEPPHEDWREYYDDRDN; encoded by the coding sequence ATGTTCGATTCCACCGCGCTGGAGCGTGCGTTCGCCGTCGCGACAGCGGTCGCGCTGGTCTGTTCGCTGGGGGCGGCGACCGCCGTCGCTCCCGGCTCGTCGGCCCCGGAGCGCTCGGCCCCAGGGTTCGACCCGTCCGTGCCCGACACGGACGCGTTCGCGGCGCCGACGGCGGACGGCGTCGCGACCGTCGACGGCGAATCGTACAGTGACCTCCAGCGCGCCGTCGCGGCGGCCGATCCGGGGGAGACGGTGGCCGTCGACGGCCGCCTCGACGGGCGGGTCGTCGTCCGGACACCGAACATCACCATCGCGGGGAGCGGCGTCGACGCGGCGCTCCTCCACGGCCCCGGTGAGGGCGACGTGCTCACCATCCGGGCGCCCGGCGTGACGGTCCGTGACCTCTGGATTCGCAACAGTGGCCTCGATGCCTCGGGCAACGACGCTGCCGTGTTCGTCAACGCCAGCGATGTCACGGTCCGGGACAGCCGGATCACGGCGGCCACGTTCGGCGTCTGGCTGAACGGCGTCACCGGCGCCCACGTGGAGAACACGACCATCGTCGGCCGGTCGAGCGTGGCCGACCGCTCGAACCGCGGCAACGGCATCCAGGTCTGGAACACCGAGGACAGCGTGCTCCGGAACAACGACGTGACCGCGGCCCGCGATGGCCTCTACTACAACTGGGCGTCGAACGTGACCGCGACGAGCAACCGGCTGTGGGACCTCCGCTACGGGGTCCACTACATGTACTCCGACGACAGCCGGCTCGCCGACAACGTCGCGTTCGACAACGACGTCGGCTACGCGCTGATGGTCTCCAAGCGCCTGACCATCGAGGACAACGTCGCGGTCAACAACACAGGCCGGTCCGGGCATGGCATCCTCCTCAAGAGCATCGACGACACCGAGGTCCGCGGCAATCACTTCGTCGAGAACGACAACGGGGTGTTCATGTACAACTCCGTGAGCAACACGCTGGCGGACAACCTGCTCGCCGGCAACGACATCGGCGTCCACATCACCGCCGGCAGCACCGAGGAGTCCGTGTACGGGAACAGTTTCGTCCGGAACGACCGGCCGGTCCTGGCGGTGATGGAGGAGCAGGTGTACTGGAACGGGAGTGCCGGCAACTACTGGTCCGGCGCGGACCCGGTCGACCTCGACGACGACGGGGTCGGGGAGACCCGCTACCAGCCCGCCGGGGCGGTCCAGCAGGTGACCGCCAGGCAGCCGGCGACCCGGGTGTTCGCGGCCAGCCCGGCGTTCGACGCCGTCCGGCTGGCCGAGTCGACCGTGCCGGTCGTCGAGTCGCCGGGGATCGTCGACAGCCGGCCGCTCACCGAACCGCCACACGAGGACTGGAGGGAGTACTACGATGATCGAGATAACTGA
- a CDS encoding ABC transporter ATP-binding protein, producing the protein MIEITDVSAAYGNVQALDGVSLSVGRGEAVGVFGTNGAGKTTLFKLLTGLNRPDEGTVRVAGADPADGNRVRELVRYLPEHAGFPANLTGREVLRFHARVRGVPADDRAHHVRRILATVGLGDAADRRVGGYSNGMNRRLGLGTALVGEPAVLILDEPTAGLDPDGITAFHDVVGGLADRTDVTVLFSSHALSEIERLCDRAVVMNDGRVAVDGPVETLRRSGETVTVSLGLPDPEAAADAARLLREHAAVTAVSQRGTRVTADCPPDAAYDALVAVGEAHPLERFEVTEPGLEAAFYEAVGEGGDGPDRAADTGGETA; encoded by the coding sequence ATGATCGAGATAACTGACGTTTCGGCGGCGTACGGCAACGTGCAGGCGCTCGACGGGGTCTCGCTGTCGGTCGGCCGCGGCGAGGCCGTCGGCGTCTTCGGCACCAACGGGGCCGGGAAGACGACCCTGTTCAAGCTCCTGACCGGGCTGAACCGGCCCGACGAGGGAACGGTGCGCGTCGCCGGCGCCGACCCGGCCGACGGGAACCGCGTCCGGGAGCTGGTTCGGTACCTCCCCGAACACGCGGGGTTTCCGGCGAACCTGACCGGGCGCGAGGTGCTGCGGTTCCACGCCCGCGTCCGGGGGGTCCCGGCCGACGACCGGGCCCATCACGTCCGGCGGATCCTCGCGACGGTCGGGCTCGGCGACGCCGCCGACCGCCGGGTGGGCGGCTACTCCAACGGGATGAACCGCCGGCTCGGCCTCGGGACGGCGCTCGTCGGCGAGCCCGCGGTCCTCATCCTCGACGAGCCGACCGCGGGGCTCGACCCGGACGGCATCACCGCGTTCCACGACGTCGTCGGCGGGCTCGCCGACCGGACGGACGTGACCGTCCTGTTCTCCTCGCACGCGCTGTCGGAGATCGAGCGGCTCTGCGACCGGGCGGTCGTCATGAACGACGGGCGGGTGGCGGTCGACGGGCCGGTCGAGACGCTCCGGCGGTCCGGGGAGACGGTCACCGTCTCGCTCGGCCTCCCGGACCCGGAGGCCGCCGCCGATGCCGCCCGGCTGCTCCGGGAGCACGCGGCCGTGACGGCCGTCTCACAGCGCGGGACGCGGGTGACCGCCGACTGCCCGCCGGACGCGGCGTACGACGCGCTGGTCGCCGTCGGGGAGGCCCACCCGCTCGAACGGTTCGAGGTGACCGAGCCCGGGCTGGAGGCCGCGTTCTACGAGGCCGTCGGCGAGGGGGGCGACGGCCCTGACCGGGCTGCCGATACCGGGGGTGAGACGGCATGA
- a CDS encoding ABC transporter permease encodes MTDAERSPPADDAAPTAGDPSPDGGVAASGAAATGTADAAATGEPSGEASDGWLPGGGALAAVATREYRILVRSRWAVGLVALFGLFTVAVVRFGGSAVGPGRVDAVVATVVELGVYLVPLAAVAVGYDTVVGADERGSLELLLALPVSRGGLLVGRFAGRAAVLGGATLVGFLPGGLLLALTLGAGGLGAYAVVALAAVALGWAVLAVATLVSTVAAEKTHALGLSLAVWLWVVLLHDLVAFAAVAGLDLGSRAVAVAVLLNPADCFRVLALSQVDVVAGGFGSVMASAGLSVPVVAAALAGWVVVPAVVAARLLGRRRV; translated from the coding sequence ATGACAGACGCGGAACGGAGTCCCCCGGCCGACGACGCCGCACCCACCGCCGGCGACCCCTCGCCGGACGGCGGTGTCGCGGCGTCGGGTGCGGCGGCGACCGGAACCGCGGATGCGGCAGCGACCGGGGAGCCGTCCGGGGAAGCGTCCGACGGGTGGCTCCCCGGGGGTGGCGCGCTCGCGGCGGTCGCCACCCGGGAGTACCGTATCCTCGTCCGGAGCCGGTGGGCGGTCGGGCTCGTCGCCCTGTTCGGGCTGTTCACGGTCGCGGTGGTCCGGTTCGGCGGCTCGGCGGTCGGGCCGGGCCGGGTCGACGCCGTCGTCGCGACGGTCGTCGAACTGGGGGTCTATCTCGTACCGCTGGCGGCGGTCGCGGTCGGCTACGACACGGTCGTCGGGGCCGACGAGCGCGGGTCGCTGGAACTGCTGCTCGCGCTACCCGTCTCGCGCGGCGGGCTCCTGGTCGGGCGCTTCGCCGGTCGCGCGGCGGTGCTCGGCGGTGCCACGCTGGTGGGCTTCCTCCCCGGCGGGCTGCTGCTGGCGCTGACGCTCGGGGCGGGCGGCCTCGGCGCGTACGCCGTCGTCGCGCTCGCCGCTGTCGCGCTGGGCTGGGCCGTGCTCGCCGTCGCCACGCTGGTCTCGACGGTGGCCGCCGAGAAGACCCACGCGCTGGGGCTCTCGCTGGCCGTCTGGCTCTGGGTCGTCCTGCTGCACGACCTGGTCGCGTTCGCGGCCGTCGCCGGCCTCGACCTGGGGTCGCGGGCGGTCGCCGTGGCCGTGCTGCTCAACCCGGCTGACTGCTTCCGGGTGCTGGCGCTCTCGCAGGTCGACGTCGTCGCTGGCGGCTTCGGGAGCGTGATGGCGTCGGCCGGGCTCTCGGTGCCGGTCGTCGCCGCCGCGCTCGCCGGCTGGGTCGTCGTGCCGGCCGTCGTCGCCGCCCGGCTGCTCGGGCGCCGCCGGGTCTGA
- a CDS encoding NAD-dependent epimerase/dehydratase family protein — MTDADALVIGGSRFIGRHTVQALRDEGYEVTTFNRGNRDSPFGDAVGHVEGDRRQDDDLRAARDAVDPDVVVDCVAYYPRDVEVACEVFADVDAYVFISSGAAYGAERIPKREGETPLHPCTDEQATDDTWDTYGNRKAEADRRLFAAAERGVNAMSLRPPIVYGPYDYTERFDYWVDRVDGYDRVLVPGDGTNLRHLVYVEDVADAVLTLIDRGEPGEAYNCGDDHLPVLGEWVDLVADACDSHPEVVTAGERELEAGDLTHEDFPLYRPYPHVLDTTKLRALGWRSTPHEEAVAATVEHVRERGFEGERGPSREDEERVLDILETM, encoded by the coding sequence ATGACCGACGCCGACGCGCTCGTCATCGGTGGCTCCCGCTTCATCGGCCGCCACACCGTCCAGGCCCTCCGCGACGAGGGATACGAGGTGACGACGTTCAACCGCGGCAACCGCGACTCGCCGTTCGGGGACGCGGTCGGCCACGTCGAGGGCGACCGGCGACAGGACGACGACCTCCGGGCGGCGCGCGACGCCGTCGACCCGGACGTCGTCGTGGACTGCGTCGCCTACTACCCCCGCGACGTCGAGGTCGCCTGCGAGGTGTTCGCGGACGTCGACGCCTACGTCTTCATCTCCTCGGGCGCGGCCTACGGTGCCGAGCGCATCCCCAAGCGCGAGGGCGAGACGCCGCTCCACCCCTGTACCGACGAGCAGGCGACCGACGACACGTGGGACACCTACGGCAACCGCAAGGCCGAGGCCGACCGTCGACTGTTCGCGGCGGCCGAGCGCGGCGTGAACGCGATGAGCCTGCGCCCGCCCATCGTCTACGGTCCCTACGACTACACCGAGCGGTTCGACTACTGGGTCGACCGCGTCGACGGCTACGACCGCGTCCTCGTGCCCGGGGACGGGACCAACCTCCGCCACCTCGTCTACGTCGAGGACGTGGCCGACGCCGTCCTGACGCTCATCGACCGCGGCGAGCCGGGCGAGGCGTACAACTGCGGCGACGACCACCTCCCCGTGCTGGGCGAGTGGGTCGACCTCGTCGCGGACGCGTGCGACTCGCACCCCGAGGTCGTCACGGCCGGCGAGCGCGAACTCGAGGCGGGCGACCTGACCCACGAGGACTTCCCGCTCTACCGCCCGTATCCGCACGTGCTCGACACGACGAAACTCCGGGCGCTGGGCTGGCGGTCGACCCCCCACGAGGAGGCCGTCGCGGCGACGGTCGAGCACGTCCGCGAGCGCGGGTTCGAGGGCGAGCGGGGGCCCTCGCGGGAGGACGAGGAGCGGGTGCTGGATATCCTGGAGACGATGTAG
- a CDS encoding alpha/beta hydrolase, with product MRADELHPEVELVLEQLAALNALPLNQYGARGARDLFSQFAADVDEPEVGRVHDFTVPGYQPQEGDQRDPVPVRHYRPGKANTTAPTVVYYHGGGFVIGSLDSHDVTCRHICNEAGVNVVSVDYRLAPEDPFPAAVEDSYAAASFVHDNPEEVDGNGQLAVMGDSAGGNLSAAVCQMARDRREEADRRDPAMPIPDIDRQVLIYPAVDARQDRPSWEQNKEGYFLVEEDMLWFFDCYFGSDLHQKNPYAFPLEGDLHDLPPGTVVTAGFDPLRDEGLAYAEKLGQAGIEVEHRNYDDVIHGFITMLAEPVELDRAHEAIQDICENLQRGFGIYD from the coding sequence ATGCGAGCCGACGAACTACATCCGGAGGTCGAACTCGTTCTCGAACAGCTCGCGGCGCTGAACGCGCTCCCGCTCAACCAGTACGGGGCGCGCGGCGCCCGCGACCTGTTCTCGCAGTTCGCCGCCGACGTCGACGAGCCGGAGGTCGGGCGCGTCCACGACTTCACCGTCCCCGGCTACCAGCCACAGGAGGGTGACCAGCGCGACCCCGTCCCGGTGCGTCACTACCGCCCCGGCAAGGCCAACACCACCGCACCGACCGTCGTCTACTACCACGGCGGCGGCTTCGTCATCGGGAGCCTGGACAGTCACGACGTGACCTGCCGGCACATCTGCAACGAGGCCGGTGTCAACGTCGTCTCCGTCGACTACCGGCTGGCGCCCGAGGACCCGTTCCCCGCCGCGGTGGAGGACTCATACGCCGCCGCGAGCTTCGTCCACGACAACCCCGAGGAGGTCGACGGCAACGGCCAGCTCGCCGTCATGGGTGACAGCGCCGGCGGCAACCTCTCGGCCGCGGTCTGCCAGATGGCCCGCGACCGCCGGGAGGAGGCAGACCGGCGCGACCCCGCGATGCCTATCCCCGACATCGACCGCCAGGTACTCATCTACCCCGCGGTCGACGCCCGGCAGGACCGCCCCTCCTGGGAGCAGAACAAGGAGGGCTACTTCCTCGTCGAGGAGGACATGCTCTGGTTCTTCGACTGCTACTTCGGCAGCGATCTCCACCAGAAGAACCCGTACGCGTTCCCGCTGGAGGGCGACCTCCACGACCTGCCACCGGGGACGGTCGTGACGGCCGGTTTCGACCCGCTGCGCGACGAGGGCCTCGCCTACGCCGAGAAACTGGGCCAGGCCGGCATCGAGGTCGAACACCGCAACTACGACGACGTCATCCACGGCTTCATCACGATGCTCGCCGAGCCCGTGGAACTGGACCGGGCCCACGAGGCGATTCAGGACATCTGCGAGAACCTGCAGCGCGGGTTCGGCATCTATGACTAG
- a CDS encoding DUF3179 domain-containing (seleno)protein — MRRRRLLGALGAATAAGIAGCTAGYRGGVGRDRVRPPTGGAPVRLPVPWEAMRHPLPRDAIPAIVEPAFAADWSGLDPAVVGRDGLGAGAAVVGVERDGEARAYPLAVLDRHEVVNDSLGGPLLVTYCPLCGSAIAAERRVGGWPTRFGVSGSLWRSDLVLYDEATGSLWSQLLATAIRGPRTGDQLRLVPSRLTSWGAWRDAHPDTTVLLPPPHSGTIDGSRPYEYDDKYPYADERQLVGFDGSGGSGGSGPGVLGRSTLVVGIVSDGVTRAYPHFVVHEAGGLVEDRVGDLPVAVATTPGGGLAAYDRHVDGTTLHFAAVDGPDGEALRAGGSRWSRESGRATGGPHAGQRLRRANEIAPLFWHAWRAFHPETEAYGVTGDE, encoded by the coding sequence ATGCGACGACGGCGACTGCTGGGCGCGCTCGGTGCAGCCACCGCGGCGGGAATCGCGGGCTGTACCGCCGGCTACCGTGGGGGTGTCGGCCGTGACCGCGTCCGCCCGCCGACCGGTGGCGCACCCGTGCGCCTCCCCGTCCCCTGGGAGGCCATGAGGCACCCCCTGCCCCGTGATGCGATTCCGGCCATCGTCGAGCCGGCGTTCGCGGCCGACTGGTCCGGCCTCGACCCCGCGGTGGTCGGGCGGGACGGCCTGGGAGCTGGCGCGGCCGTCGTCGGCGTCGAGCGCGACGGCGAGGCACGAGCCTACCCGCTCGCGGTGCTGGACCGCCACGAGGTCGTCAACGACTCTCTCGGGGGGCCGCTGCTCGTCACTTACTGCCCGCTCTGCGGGAGCGCCATCGCCGCCGAGCGCCGCGTCGGGGGGTGGCCGACCCGCTTCGGCGTCTCCGGCTCGCTGTGGCGCAGTGACCTGGTCCTCTACGACGAGGCGACGGGGAGCCTCTGGAGCCAGCTCCTGGCGACCGCCATCCGCGGGCCCCGGACCGGCGACCAGTTGCGGCTCGTTCCGTCGCGCCTGACGAGCTGGGGCGCCTGGCGCGACGCCCACCCCGACACGACCGTCCTGCTCCCGCCACCCCACTCGGGAACCATCGACGGGAGCCGCCCCTACGAGTACGACGACAAGTACCCGTACGCGGACGAGCGCCAGCTCGTCGGCTTCGATGGGAGCGGGGGGAGTGGCGGGAGCGGACCCGGCGTGCTGGGCCGGTCGACCCTGGTCGTCGGCATCGTCAGCGACGGCGTCACCCGAGCCTATCCGCACTTCGTGGTTCACGAAGCGGGCGGGCTGGTCGAGGACCGCGTCGGCGACCTGCCGGTGGCCGTGGCGACGACGCCCGGCGGCGGGCTGGCGGCGTACGACCGGCACGTGGACGGAACGACGCTCCACTTCGCGGCCGTGGACGGGCCCGATGGCGAGGCGCTGCGGGCCGGCGGGTCGCGCTGGAGCCGCGAGAGCGGCCGTGCCACGGGCGGTCCACACGCCGGGCAGCGGCTCCGGCGGGCGAACGAGATCGCACCGCTGTTCTGGCACGCGTGGCGGGCGTTCCACCCCGAGACCGAGGCGTACGGGGTGACGGGCGACGAGTGA
- a CDS encoding PQQ-dependent sugar dehydrogenase — protein MDPSTSRRRLLRAAAAGTAAGLAGCTLSGDGSDGGSDGGPSTPTDELPTETDLPDAVGLEPLVTGLRAPLDIQFAPDADRSYVAEQQGIVHTVEGGSRREAPFLDLQDTVEAGGEKGLLGIALHPDFAENRRVFVRYSAPRREGTPSNYSHTFVLAEFEATSDGRQVDRDSERTLLEVPQPQGNHNAGDLAFGPDGLLYVAVGDGGAGGDQGTGHVADWYDAVGGGNGQDVTENLLGSILRIDVDREGDDTPYAIPEDNPLVGREGLDEHYAWGLRNPYRMAFDDGRLFVGDVGQSRFEEVSIVERGGNYGWNVKEGRHCYGASDCPDSTPDEVRGGEPLVDPIVEYPHSGGGVSGISVIGGQVYRGDAIPGLAGTYVFGDLQVDGRLFVGTPPESGDRWPTRTLDLGDDGGRLGRLLSVGRDADGEVYALGTGSDGGGVYRLVPAG, from the coding sequence ATGGACCCATCCACGAGCCGTCGTCGCCTCCTCCGAGCGGCGGCCGCCGGCACCGCGGCCGGGCTCGCAGGCTGTACGCTCTCGGGCGACGGCAGCGACGGTGGGAGCGACGGCGGACCCAGCACTCCAACCGACGAGCTCCCGACCGAGACGGACCTCCCGGATGCGGTCGGACTCGAACCGCTCGTCACGGGCCTCCGCGCCCCGCTCGATATCCAGTTCGCGCCCGACGCGGACCGCTCGTACGTCGCCGAGCAGCAGGGTATCGTCCACACGGTCGAGGGGGGGAGTCGCCGCGAGGCGCCGTTCCTCGATCTGCAGGACACCGTCGAGGCGGGGGGTGAGAAGGGCCTACTCGGCATCGCGCTCCACCCCGACTTCGCCGAGAACCGTCGGGTGTTCGTCCGGTACAGCGCCCCCCGCCGCGAGGGAACGCCCTCGAACTACTCGCACACGTTCGTCCTCGCCGAGTTCGAGGCGACCAGCGACGGCCGGCAGGTTGACCGGGACAGCGAGCGGACGCTGCTGGAGGTGCCCCAGCCACAGGGCAACCACAACGCCGGCGACCTCGCGTTCGGCCCGGACGGCCTGCTGTACGTCGCGGTCGGGGACGGCGGCGCGGGCGGCGACCAGGGGACGGGTCACGTCGCGGACTGGTACGACGCGGTCGGCGGCGGCAACGGCCAGGACGTGACCGAGAACCTGCTCGGGTCCATCCTCCGCATCGACGTGGACCGCGAGGGCGACGACACGCCGTACGCCATCCCCGAGGACAACCCGCTCGTCGGCCGCGAGGGCCTCGACGAGCACTACGCCTGGGGGCTTCGCAACCCCTACCGGATGGCGTTCGACGACGGCCGGCTGTTCGTCGGCGACGTGGGCCAGAGCCGCTTCGAGGAGGTCAGCATCGTCGAACGGGGCGGTAACTACGGCTGGAACGTGAAGGAGGGACGGCACTGCTACGGGGCGAGCGACTGCCCGGATTCGACACCCGACGAGGTGCGTGGCGGCGAGCCGCTGGTCGACCCCATCGTCGAGTACCCCCACTCCGGCGGCGGCGTGAGCGGCATCTCCGTCATCGGCGGGCAGGTGTACCGCGGCGACGCCATCCCGGGGCTCGCCGGCACCTACGTCTTCGGCGACCTGCAGGTCGACGGGCGGCTGTTCGTCGGGACCCCGCCCGAGAGCGGTGACCGGTGGCCGACCCGGACGCTCGACCTCGGGGACGACGGTGGCCGACTCGGTCGGCTGCTCTCGGTCGGCCGCGACGCCGACGGCGAGGTGTACGCGCTCGGGACGGGGTCGGACGGTGGCGGTGTGTATCGGCTCGTGCCCGCCGGGTAG